One Hippoglossus hippoglossus isolate fHipHip1 chromosome 5, fHipHip1.pri, whole genome shotgun sequence genomic window carries:
- the LOC117761690 gene encoding trichohyalin-like translates to MERSIETSQTGHTSNPKPSLASRPRLAPKPFSLQKNTSIRSIHAPKTVTTTTVKSTTNQTGKSEAADVSKLTPTAHAQKPPQQTTASGSKPSSVRENTKNIPKTTKESTPSPRDEDTPDSSVAPRKSDPASQTVPPKETPTSEPLQKNDVLQTNHSVSTDLVTNSEQKDEKKKEDETQTSVVQKPEESGSGASSSTNTVNRWGGPRRSLSSKLTSRFQSGGAPLPPQPTITVSTSDSKDDSNKPASSNLEQNQTTEPSSRESDEGGLKEDYSGGGSIKRRISLLFDSSQRPEVMTKKEEPDIINCTGGVKERIKHWVAETVSEGAKTEGNPQVAPRPRSRSFEPMAAPTAEKIPKTPSHEKPAATRTSSTQDVDPRPKVSSAEPPSQTPVEKPKDISTENKSMNSSSEKPGEDKQNKSTDGEVRLRSRSLSATQTANDEADSGQRPLKRDNVKRRSVRFGIVERDDGGPPLILGSASESSSEEEEEEAPEDKAEEETPVSLPVYRRVGSLQRKDQEMLKQEEERLKHLEFERQRAEENKQARLKLEEDHKREEEEKKKENLRQREEEKQREEEREREKLKEEEMERQRKEEWERERLREEEHEKERLREEERERERQMEIMLQGQREEEREKAKQKEEILKQDQEEKEEEEESEGERQKEEDRERARQKEERLKQEEREKERELMWLRQKEEDRERARQKEERLKQEEREKERLKKEAEEREREREKELMLQRQKEEDRERARQTEERLKQEERERERELMWLRQKEEDRERARQKEERLKQEEREKERLKKEAEEREREREKELMLQRQKEEDRERARQTEERLKQEEGEKERLKKEAEEREREREKELIWQRQKEEDGERARQKEERLKQEERERERELMWLRQKEEDRERARQKEERLNQEEGEKERLKKEAEEREREREKELELMWQRQKEEDRERARQTEERLKQDEREKERLREEAEERERERQRRLEEEERMRERQRQEEEEKKRKEFERRMQQEREREMETTRQIEKQREEERREERVLQMERERLVELERKMQEELEMKRGKELEEKVRMYKEREREGRKSSADLISFDSEDVPQNSKTPNLPLAKTSATTESPIKVVYDDFSVRKPLIEVDFDDFSVKPKRWGSRAKAETSPVIDSWTTSPVDRREESEVLMPLSVSPQENCAPQHVAKPDSPEPPPAVEKAEEKEEVEERPEEEHLIALEVEEEEEKEVEEEEEEEIEEEMDESEEEEEEEEEQKTQVNSYSVNGDDKDTDALIDSEPEQLSPSHEETSETDSPKLIPDQVPEVASQDVDTTDFSSFPESSAPLLDTSAQRSKANVGKRRLRSRPSRSLRAGPTPRDMLDWRACDTADGKEMSFQQRESDSEEDQPKPKKALPPPPTSQRVSVFPGLSPTALIAQLKKRTVRGAAGGGDETEDNKGREERGGQREATAPSPSQLSRSSPRSASHLAGAALVLPPLGGTDGGTSSSPAWLKELKSKKRLSHHDSEA, encoded by the exons ATGGAGCGCTCCATCGAGACTTCCCAGACCGGACACACCTCAAACCCAAAGCCGAGTCTGGCCTCCAGACCTCGGCTTGCTCCTAAGCCCTTCTCCCTGCAGAAGAACACTTCCATTCGCTCCATCCACGCTCCAAAGACGGTCACCACCACAACTGTCAAGTCAACAACGAACCAAACTGGAAAATCTGAAGCTGCGGATGTCTCCAAACTGACTCCGACCGCCCACGCTCAGAAACCTCCTCAGCAAACCACTGCCTCTGGCTCCAAACCCAGCTCTGTGAGAGAGAACACGAAAAATATACCAAAAACTACCAAAGAAAGTACACCAAGTCCACGTGACGAGGATACTCCTGATTCTAGTGTAGCTCCAAGAAAATCCGATCCTGCCTCACAAACTGTTCCACCCAAAGAGACACCCACATCCGAGCCACTGCAGAAAAACGATGTCCTCCAAACAAACCACAGTGTATCCACTGATCTTGTTACTAACTCAGAacagaaagatgagaaaaagaaagaagatgaaaCTCAGACGTCTGTCGTCCAAAAGCCTGAAGAATCAGGGAGCGGCGCTTCCTCTTCGACAAATACAGTGAATCGATGGGGCGGCCCCAGGAGGAGTCTGTCCTCGAAGCTCACTTCAAGGTTTCAGTCAGGTGGTGCACCCCTGCCTCCCCAGCCAACGATAACCGTATCTACGAGCGACAGCAAAGACGATTCAAACAAGCCAGCGTCCTCCAACCTAGAGCAGAACCAGACAACAGAGCCATCAAGCAGAGAGAGTGATGAAGGAGGACTGAAGGAAGATTATAGCGGAGGAGGAAGTATTAAACGCAGAATCAGTCTTCTGTTTGACTCCTCACAGAGGCCAGAGGTCATGACAAAGAAAGAGGAGCCCGACATCATTAACTGTACAGGGGGCGTAAAGGAGCGAATCAAACACTGGGTGGCGGAAACAGTTTCTGAGGGTGCCAAGACGGAGGGGAATCCTCAGGTTGCACCTCGACCTCGGTCTCGTAG cTTTGAGCCGATGGCTGCTccaacagcagagaaaatacCCAAAACACCATCACATGAGAAACCTGCCGCGACCAGAACGTCGTCTACACAGGATGTGGATCCACGTCCAAAGGTCTCCTCAGCTGAACCCCCCTCACAGACCCCAGTGGAAAAACCTAAAGACATTTCTACAGAAAATAAGTCTATGAATAGCTCAAGCGAGAAACCTGGAGAGGACAAGCAGAACAAATCAACTGATGGCGAGGTTCGACTCCGCAGTCGGAGCCTATCTGCAACGCAAACAGCTAATGATGAGGCAGACAGTGGCCAGCGCCCTCTAAAGAGAGACAATGTCAAGCGTCGCTCTGTTCGCTTTGGTATCGTGGAGAGAGACGATGGTGGGCCTCCACTGATCCTGGGCTCAGCGTCGGAGTCCagctcagaggaagaagaagaagaagctcctGAGGATAAAGCTGAGGAGGAAACTCCTGTTTCGTTGCCCGTCTACAGACGAGTGGGAAGTCTTCAGAGAAAGGATCAAGAGATGCTAAAACAAGAAGAGGAGCGACTGAAACATTTGGAGTTtgaaagacagagagcagaggagaacaaacaggCGAGACTTAAGTTAGAAGAGGACCATAAacgagaagaggaagagaagaagaaagaaaacttgaggcagagggaagaggaaaaacagagagaggaggaaagggaaagagagaagttgaaggaggaggagatggagagacagcGGAAAGAGGAGTGGGAGAGGGAAAGGTTAAGAGAAGAGGAACACGAAAAGGAGAGGCTacgagaggaagaaagggaaagGGAAAGACAGATGGAGATCATGTTGcagggacaaagagaggaggaaagagagaaggcAAAGCAGAAAGAAGAGATACTAAAGCAGGATCAGGAGGAGA aagaagaagaagaagagagtgagggagaaagacagaaagaggaggacagagagagagcgaggcagaaagaggaaagacttaaacaagaggagagggagaaagaaagggagtTGATGTGgctgagacagaaagaggaggacagagagagagcgaggcagaaagaggaaagacttaaacaagaggagagggagaaagaaagattgAAAAAGGAGgctgaggaaagagagagggagagagaaaaagagttgatgttgcagagacagaaagaggaggacagagagagagcgaggcagacagaggaaagacttaaacaagaggagagggagagagaaagggagttGATGTGgctgagacagaaagaggaggacagagagagagcgaggcagaaagaggaaagacttaaacaagaggagagggagaaagaaagattgAAAAAGGAGgctgaggaaagagagagggagagagaaaaagagttgatgttgcagagacagaaagaggaggacagagagagagcgaggcagacagaggaaagacttaaacaagaggagggggagaaagaaagattgAAAAAGGAGgctgaggaaagagagagggagagagaaaaggagttGATAtggcagagacagaaagaggaggacggagagagagcgaggcagaaagaggaaagacttaaacaagaggagagggagagagaaagggagttGATGTGgctgagacagaaagaggaggacagagagagagcgaggcagaaagaggaaagacTTAAtcaagaggagggggagaaagaaagattgAAAAAGGAGgctgaggaaagagagagggagagagaaaaggagttGGAGTTGATGTggcagagacaaaaagaggaggacagagagagagcgaggcagacagaggaaagacTGAAACaagatgagagggagaaagaaagactaagagaggaggctgaggaaagagagagggagaggcaaaGGAGgctggaagaggaagagagaatgagggaaagacagagacaggaggaagaggagaaaaaaagaaaggagttTGAGAggagaatgcagcaggaaagagagcgagagatggagACGACGAggcaaatagaaaaacagagagaggaggagagaagggaggagagggtgctacagatggagagggaaagattggtggagctggagagaaaaaTGCAGGAGGAATTGGAAATGAAGCGAGGGAAAGAACTGGAGGAAAAGGTGAGAATgtataaagaaagagaaagggagggaaggaagagtTCAGCAGATTTAATCAGCTTTGACTCTGAAGATGTCCCTCAGAATTCAAAGACACCAAATTTACCCTTAGCTAAAACCTCAGCGACCACTGAGAGTCCGATCAAAGTTGTGTACGATGACTTCTCCGTCAGGAAGCCTCTGATCGAGGTAGATTTTGACGATTTTTCAGTCAAGCCAAAGAGATGGGGCTCGCGGGCCAAAGCGGAAACTAGTCCAGTCATCGACAGCTGGACAACAAGTCCCGTGGATAGAAGAGAAGAGTCGGAGGTGCTGATGCCCCTGAGTGTATCCCCTCAGGAAAACTGCGCACCCCAGCATGTTGCAAAACCAGACAGTCCAgagcctcctccagctgtggagaaagcagaggagaaggaggaggtggaggagaggccAGAGGAGGAACACCTCATCGCATTAGAagttgaggaagaggaagagaaggaggtggaggaagaggaggaggaggagatagaggaagagatggatgaatcagaagaagaagaagaagaagaagaagagcaaaag ACACAGGTTAACAGCTATTCCGTAAACGGAGATGACAAAGACACTGATGCTTTGATAGACAGTGAGCCAGAGCAGCTGAGTCCCAGCCATGAAGAGACATCTGAAACTGACAG TCCGAAGCTGATCCCTGACCAAGTTCCTGAAGTCGCCTCTCAAGATGTTGATACCACTGATTTCTCTTCATTCCCTGAG AGCTCCGCCCCACTCCTCGACACCAGCGCACAGAGATCCAAGGCCAATGTTGGAAAGAGGCGACTTCGATCGCGTCCGTCACGCTCGCTCCGGGCAGGGCCAACTCCAAGGGACATGTTGGATTGGAGGGCTTGTGACACCGCAG ATGGAAAGGAGATGTCTTTCCAACAAAGGGAGTCAGATTCTGAGGAGGATCAGCCAAAACCGAAGAAAGCCTTACCTCCCCCTCCCACCTCACAAAGAGTCTCAGTGTTCCCTGGTCTGAGCCCTACAGCCCTGATT GCTCAACTAAAAAAGAGAACAgtcagaggagcagctggaggaggagatgaaacagaAGACAACAAGGGAAGAGAAGAGCGAGGAGGTCAACGCGAGGCAACAGCACCATCACCCTCACAACTCTCCCGCTCCTCGCCTCGCTCTGCTTCTCATCTCGCGGGGGCTGCACTTGTGCTGCCACCCCTGGGCGGCACAGATGGAGG AACCAGCTCTTCTCCTGCTTGGCTGAAAGAACTGAAGTCTAAGAAGCGTCTGAGTCATCACGACAGCGAGGCTTAG